Proteins from a genomic interval of Pseudoalteromonas sp. MEBiC 03607:
- the corC gene encoding CNNM family magnesium/cobalt transport protein CorC (CorC(YbeX) belongs to the Cyclin M Mg2+ Exporter (CNNM) family, and was characterized as belonging to a set of three proteins, at least one of which must be present for CorA to function.) — MSDDNSQSSQGSSGKTWLGRITQMLQGEPQNKEELVEVIADAQERDLIDPETKEMIEGVLGVSELKVRDIMIPRSQMVTLEVDTPLEELLPMMVDSTHSRFPVVCEDKDHVEGILLAKDLLPLILNKDEQLPSLRDYLRPAVVVPESKRVDTLLNEFRQQRYHMAIVIDEYGGVSGLVTIEDILEIIVGEIEDEHDESEDQQDIRQVAKHVYAVQALTEVDDFNEYFKTGYSTSDADTIGGIVLHAFGHMPSRGETIDIDGLQFKVTNSDNRRILQLQVTIPKADDNDSEETAN, encoded by the coding sequence ATGAGCGACGACAACTCGCAATCTAGCCAGGGTTCTTCTGGCAAAACTTGGTTGGGCAGAATAACCCAAATGTTGCAAGGGGAACCCCAGAATAAAGAAGAGCTGGTTGAAGTAATTGCCGATGCGCAAGAACGCGACCTTATCGACCCTGAAACCAAAGAAATGATCGAAGGAGTTCTTGGTGTATCTGAACTTAAAGTTCGTGACATCATGATCCCTCGCTCGCAAATGGTTACCTTAGAGGTTGATACACCACTTGAAGAACTGTTACCTATGATGGTTGACTCAACACATTCACGTTTCCCAGTGGTGTGTGAAGATAAAGACCATGTAGAAGGTATTTTATTAGCAAAAGATCTATTACCACTTATCTTAAACAAAGATGAGCAGTTACCTTCTTTGCGTGATTATTTACGCCCAGCAGTAGTCGTACCAGAAAGCAAACGTGTTGACACACTGCTTAACGAATTCCGTCAACAGCGATACCATATGGCAATCGTCATCGATGAATACGGCGGCGTGTCGGGTCTAGTAACCATTGAAGATATTCTTGAAATCATCGTTGGTGAAATCGAAGATGAGCACGACGAAAGCGAAGACCAACAAGATATTCGTCAAGTAGCTAAACACGTTTATGCAGTACAAGCACTGACTGAAGTTGATGACTTTAACGAGTATTTTAAAACCGGTTACAGCACCTCTGATGCTGACACCATAGGTGGTATTGTTTTACACGCATTTGGTCATATGCCAAGTCGCGGTGAAACAATTGATATTGATGGCCTGCAATTTAAAGTCACCAACTCAGATAACCGTCGCATCTTACAATTGCAAGTCACCATTCCTAAGGCTGATGATAACGACAGTGAAGAAACTGCTAACTAA
- the ybeY gene encoding rRNA maturation RNase YbeY: MTELDLQIACEFDDLPSFEQFQLWADKALSNYREDAELTIVISDEAQSQQLNNDYRGKDKPTNVLSFPFEAPPGIELPLVGDLIICPAIVLAESIEQEKTFHDHFAHMVIHGCLHLLGFDHIKDEDALEMESIEKQLLADLNIADPYRDDI, translated from the coding sequence GTGACCGAATTAGATTTACAAATAGCCTGTGAGTTTGACGACTTACCTAGCTTTGAACAATTCCAACTATGGGCTGATAAAGCCCTTAGTAACTACCGTGAAGACGCTGAGCTTACTATCGTCATAAGCGACGAAGCACAAAGCCAGCAGCTCAATAATGATTACCGTGGAAAAGATAAACCGACTAATGTCTTATCGTTTCCATTTGAAGCACCACCGGGTATTGAGTTACCTTTAGTGGGTGATTTAATCATTTGTCCGGCCATTGTTTTGGCCGAATCAATTGAGCAAGAAAAGACCTTTCATGACCATTTTGCCCATATGGTGATCCATGGATGCTTGCATTTACTTGGATTTGACCATATAAAGGACGAAGATGCACTCGAAATGGAAAGCATAGAAAAGCAATTACTTGCTGATCTGAACATCGCAGACCCATATCGAGACGATATTTAA
- a CDS encoding PhoH family protein, which yields MSNQLKTLEIYLEPADNKRLSSLCGPFDENIKQIERRLGVEIAHRDNFFRVTGKLHCAAASVEILKNLYIDTQPIRGQIGEIEPDAVHLAISESNALEQDENPGVYGKDMVIKTRRGVIKPRNDNQGVYVANILHHDITFGIGPAGTGKTYLAVAAAVDALERQEIRRILLTRPAVEAGEKLGFLPGDLSQKIDPYLRPLYDALFEMLGFERVEKLIEKNIIEVAPLAYMRGRTLNDAFIILDESQNTTAEQMKMFLTRIGFNSKAVITGDITQVDLPRGARSGLRHAIEVLNGVDEISFNFFQSHDVVRHPVVARIVEAYERNDEAERLKRAEKQRAKEAQANQQEANS from the coding sequence TTGAGTAATCAATTAAAAACATTAGAGATTTATTTAGAACCTGCCGACAACAAACGACTCTCTTCTTTATGTGGTCCGTTTGACGAAAACATTAAACAAATTGAACGCCGCCTAGGTGTTGAAATTGCCCACCGTGATAATTTTTTCAGAGTCACGGGTAAACTTCATTGCGCCGCAGCCAGCGTTGAAATCTTAAAAAACCTTTACATTGACACTCAACCTATTCGTGGTCAAATAGGCGAAATTGAACCTGATGCAGTGCATTTAGCAATTAGCGAATCGAATGCCCTAGAGCAAGATGAAAACCCGGGCGTGTACGGTAAAGACATGGTGATTAAAACACGCCGTGGCGTTATTAAACCACGCAACGATAACCAAGGCGTGTATGTTGCTAACATCCTGCATCACGATATTACCTTTGGTATCGGTCCCGCTGGTACAGGTAAAACTTATCTAGCCGTTGCAGCTGCTGTTGATGCCCTCGAGCGTCAAGAGATTCGCCGTATTTTATTAACGCGCCCTGCCGTTGAAGCTGGTGAGAAACTGGGCTTTTTACCGGGTGATTTAAGCCAAAAAATCGACCCGTACTTACGCCCACTTTACGATGCTTTATTCGAAATGCTGGGCTTTGAGCGTGTAGAAAAGCTAATTGAGAAAAACATCATTGAAGTGGCCCCACTTGCTTACATGCGTGGTCGTACATTAAATGATGCCTTTATTATTCTTGATGAAAGCCAAAACACCACCGCAGAACAAATGAAAATGTTCTTAACCCGTATTGGTTTTAATTCAAAAGCAGTGATCACAGGTGATATAACACAAGTTGACTTACCACGTGGTGCTCGCTCTGGGCTTCGTCATGCTATTGAGGTATTAAACGGCGTAGATGAAATTAGTTTTAATTTCTTCCAATCACACGATGTCGTGCGCCACCCTGTTGTTGCACGTATCGTAGAAGCCTATGAGCGAAATGATGAAGCTGAGCGTTTAAAACGCGCAGAAAAGCAACGTGCAAAAGAAGCACAAGCAAACCAACAAGAAGCAAACTCGTGA
- the miaB gene encoding tRNA (N6-isopentenyl adenosine(37)-C2)-methylthiotransferase MiaB yields MSKKLHIKTWGCQMNEYDSQKMADLLDATNGYQLTEEAEDADVILLNTCSIREKAQEKVFHQLGRWKLLKDDKPDLIIGVGGCVASQEGDSIRQRAPFVDVIFGPQTLHRLPEMIKQVQSGDSTSVVDVSFPEIEKFDRLPEPKAEGPTAFVSIMEGCSKYCTFCVVPYTRGEEVSRPLDDVLLEVAQLAEQGVREVNLLGQNVNAYRGETHDGEICYFSDLLRYVAAIDGIDRIRYTTSHPVEFTPDIIDAYADVPELVDHLHLPVQSGSDRILNLMKRGHTALEYKSTIRKLRKIRPNLSMSSDFIIGFPGESKADFEATMNLINDIGFDMSFSFIYSARPGTPAADLPDDVTEQEKKERLYLLQNRITQMAQQISRQMFGTEQRILVEGPSKKNPMELRGRTENNRVVNFEGPHSVIGQFVDVRITEALPNSLRGELIRTESEMNLRRDVAPSAILNKAAEAEAAAAPNEIGVATFVP; encoded by the coding sequence ATGAGTAAAAAGCTGCATATTAAAACCTGGGGTTGTCAGATGAACGAGTACGACTCTCAGAAAATGGCTGATCTACTAGATGCGACAAACGGCTATCAGTTAACTGAAGAAGCTGAAGACGCTGACGTGATCTTACTCAATACCTGTTCAATCCGTGAAAAGGCACAAGAAAAAGTGTTCCATCAGCTTGGCCGTTGGAAGTTATTAAAAGATGACAAGCCAGACTTAATCATTGGTGTTGGTGGTTGTGTTGCATCGCAAGAAGGTGACTCAATTCGCCAACGCGCGCCATTTGTTGATGTGATCTTTGGCCCGCAAACATTACACCGCTTGCCAGAAATGATTAAGCAAGTGCAAAGTGGCGACAGCACATCTGTGGTTGACGTTTCATTCCCTGAAATTGAAAAATTTGACCGCTTACCTGAGCCAAAAGCAGAAGGTCCTACTGCATTTGTATCAATCATGGAAGGTTGCTCTAAGTACTGTACTTTCTGTGTAGTACCTTACACGCGTGGTGAAGAAGTAAGTCGTCCATTAGATGATGTGCTCCTTGAAGTTGCGCAACTTGCAGAGCAAGGCGTGCGTGAAGTAAACCTTTTAGGTCAAAACGTAAATGCGTATCGCGGTGAAACACACGACGGTGAGATTTGTTACTTCTCTGACCTACTTCGTTATGTTGCAGCGATTGACGGCATTGACCGTATTCGTTACACCACCTCACACCCAGTAGAGTTTACACCAGACATCATCGATGCTTACGCTGATGTGCCAGAGCTTGTTGATCACTTACATTTACCAGTACAAAGTGGCTCTGACCGTATTCTTAACCTGATGAAACGTGGTCATACCGCGCTTGAGTATAAATCGACGATTCGTAAATTACGTAAAATTCGCCCTAACCTAAGCATGTCATCAGACTTCATCATTGGTTTCCCTGGTGAAAGTAAAGCTGATTTTGAAGCAACTATGAACCTTATCAATGATATTGGTTTTGATATGAGCTTTAGCTTCATCTACAGTGCGCGCCCTGGCACACCTGCTGCCGATTTACCAGACGATGTGACTGAGCAAGAGAAAAAAGAGCGTTTATACCTATTACAAAACCGCATCACGCAAATGGCGCAGCAAATTAGCCGCCAAATGTTTGGTACTGAACAACGTATCCTGGTTGAAGGTCCTTCTAAGAAGAACCCGATGGAATTACGTGGCCGTACAGAAAACAATCGTGTAGTGAACTTCGAAGGCCCTCACTCAGTGATCGGTCAATTCGTTGATGTACGTATTACTGAAGCGTTGCCAAACTCTTTACGTGGTGAATTAATTCGTACAGAATCAGAGATGAATTTACGTCGTGATGTGGCGCCATCAGCAATTTTAAATAAAGCTGCCGAAGCTGAAGCCGCAGCTGCCCCTAACGAAATTGGCGTTGCTACTTTCGTACCTTAG
- a CDS encoding FAD-dependent oxidoreductase: MNKNKIIVVGGGMVGSATAIKLAQQGSDVTIIEKHLIDADSILSSDKVDIRISAINRFSEHLLDELGAMPLLRKNRIAPYQQLEAYQQQDESLLFDCKDIGETHLGHLIENSLIQASLWQQFADYNIEVIEQKTPVTDINQTDDSITLNYGDTHYTADLVIAADGGQSQLRTKAGLGVTGWQYAQHCMGVLIKLDAPQQVKTWQQFTPTGPVAFLPMQAPYANLICYHDAAVLKQWQKLSNEELKAKLIAHFPELPGDFELLEHAVFPLARQHANDYSQGRLVLVGDSAHTINPLAGQGVNLGFQDVVALADILEDQEDVGQHQLLKQYEKKRRHANLLMMSMMDACYFGFSNEIKPLSWARSKFLKLANNKGPAKNWVLKYAISGTLG, from the coding sequence ATGAATAAAAATAAGATAATTGTTGTTGGAGGTGGCATGGTAGGTTCTGCTACAGCCATAAAATTGGCGCAGCAGGGGAGTGATGTCACGATTATTGAAAAGCACCTTATTGATGCGGATAGTATTCTTAGCTCAGATAAAGTGGATATTCGTATTTCGGCTATTAATCGTTTTTCAGAGCACCTACTTGATGAGCTTGGGGCAATGCCATTATTGCGTAAAAACCGAATCGCACCTTATCAACAACTAGAAGCGTATCAACAGCAAGACGAGAGCTTATTATTTGATTGTAAAGATATTGGCGAGACACATTTAGGCCATTTAATTGAAAATAGCTTAATTCAGGCGAGTCTATGGCAACAATTTGCTGATTACAATATTGAGGTTATCGAGCAAAAGACTCCTGTAACCGATATAAATCAAACTGACGATTCAATCACTCTGAATTATGGTGATACACACTATACGGCAGATTTAGTCATTGCGGCTGATGGTGGTCAATCACAATTGCGCACCAAAGCTGGATTAGGTGTAACTGGTTGGCAGTATGCTCAACATTGTATGGGTGTATTAATTAAACTGGATGCTCCTCAACAAGTAAAAACGTGGCAGCAATTTACTCCAACCGGACCTGTCGCGTTTTTACCTATGCAAGCACCTTATGCAAATTTAATTTGTTACCACGACGCAGCAGTTTTAAAGCAATGGCAAAAACTTTCTAATGAAGAACTTAAAGCAAAGCTCATTGCACATTTCCCTGAACTACCGGGTGACTTTGAATTACTTGAGCATGCTGTTTTCCCTCTTGCCAGACAACACGCCAATGATTACTCACAAGGGCGTTTAGTACTTGTGGGTGATTCAGCGCACACAATTAATCCTCTTGCAGGTCAAGGCGTAAACTTAGGCTTTCAAGATGTGGTTGCATTGGCGGATATTTTGGAAGATCAAGAAGACGTGGGTCAACATCAATTATTAAAACAATATGAGAAAAAACGTCGTCATGCGAATTTACTCATGATGAGTATGATGGATGCATGCTATTTTGGTTTTTCAAATGAAATAAAACCACTCAGTTGGGCGCGGAGCAAGTTCTTGAAATTAGCCAATAATAAAGGCCCTGCAAAAAATTGGGTATTGAAATATGCGATTAGTGGCACGTTAGGCTAA
- the ychF gene encoding redox-regulated ATPase YchF: MGFKCGIVGLPNVGKSTLFNALTKAGIEAANFPFCTIEPNTGVVPVPDARLNALAAIVNPQRILPTTMEFVDIAGLVKGASKGEGLGNQFLANIRETDAIGHVVRCFEDENIVHVAGTIDPADDIDVINTELVLADMDSADKALVRNAKKAKGGDKDAKEQNAVLEKVKAHLDEGLTLRSLELTKEEKAAIKPLNFLTIKPTMYIANVAEDGFENNPYLDKVREIAAAEDAVVIPVCAAIESELSELEEEDKLEFMADLGLEEPGLNLVIRGGYELLKLQTYFTAGVKEVRAWTIPVGATAPQAAGKIHTDFERGFIRAQTIAFDDYIEYKGESGAKEAGKMRQEGKEYIVKDGDVMNFLFNV; this comes from the coding sequence ATGGGTTTTAAATGTGGCATCGTTGGTTTGCCAAATGTTGGTAAATCAACACTATTTAATGCACTAACTAAAGCGGGTATTGAAGCCGCTAACTTCCCTTTCTGTACCATTGAGCCAAACACTGGCGTGGTTCCGGTTCCTGATGCACGCTTAAATGCGTTAGCTGCTATTGTAAATCCTCAGCGTATTTTACCAACAACGATGGAATTCGTTGATATTGCAGGTCTAGTAAAAGGCGCATCTAAAGGTGAAGGTTTAGGTAATCAGTTCCTTGCAAACATTCGTGAAACTGACGCGATTGGCCATGTTGTTCGTTGCTTTGAAGATGAGAACATCGTACACGTAGCAGGCACTATTGACCCTGCAGATGATATTGATGTTATTAATACTGAGTTAGTACTAGCCGATATGGATAGTGCCGATAAAGCACTTGTTCGTAACGCTAAAAAGGCAAAAGGCGGCGATAAAGACGCTAAAGAGCAAAATGCAGTACTTGAAAAGGTAAAAGCACACCTTGATGAAGGTTTAACTCTTCGTTCATTAGAGTTAACAAAAGAAGAAAAAGCAGCAATTAAGCCACTTAACTTCTTAACGATTAAACCGACTATGTACATTGCAAACGTTGCTGAAGATGGTTTTGAAAATAATCCATACCTAGACAAAGTTCGTGAAATCGCTGCTGCAGAAGATGCCGTTGTGATCCCAGTTTGTGCGGCTATCGAATCTGAACTGTCTGAGCTTGAAGAAGAAGACAAGTTAGAGTTTATGGCTGACCTAGGTTTAGAAGAGCCTGGTCTTAACTTAGTGATCCGTGGTGGTTACGAGTTACTTAAATTACAAACTTACTTCACCGCTGGTGTAAAAGAAGTACGTGCATGGACAATTCCAGTAGGTGCAACTGCGCCTCAAGCTGCAGGTAAAATTCACACTGACTTTGAGCGTGGCTTCATCCGAGCACAAACTATCGCTTTTGATGATTATATCGAGTACAAAGGTGAAAGCGGTGCAAAAGAAGCAGGTAAAATGCGCCAAGAAGGTAAAGAGTACATTGTTAAAGACGGCGATGTAATGAACTTCTTATTCAATGTATAA
- the pth gene encoding aminoacyl-tRNA hydrolase → MNSIQMLVGLANPGPEYANTRHNAGAWFIEELAARYNCTLKHDPKYHGLTGKVIIQGQEFKLLIPTTYMNLSGKAVSSLANFFKIPVENILVAHDEMDLEPGIAKLKKGGGHGGHNGLKDIIAKMANQKDFMRLRIGIGHPGHREMVTGWVLGKAAKEDQEKMDAAVDEAVRCMEILAKDGVLKAQNRLHSFKP, encoded by the coding sequence TTGAATTCTATTCAAATGCTTGTGGGCCTGGCTAATCCAGGCCCCGAATACGCAAACACACGCCATAATGCAGGTGCCTGGTTCATCGAAGAACTTGCTGCACGTTATAACTGCACACTCAAACACGATCCTAAATATCATGGCCTAACAGGCAAAGTGATCATTCAAGGCCAAGAATTTAAATTACTGATCCCTACTACTTATATGAACTTAAGCGGTAAGGCGGTGAGTAGTCTCGCTAATTTCTTTAAAATTCCTGTCGAAAATATCCTCGTCGCACATGACGAAATGGATCTCGAACCCGGGATTGCTAAACTAAAAAAAGGTGGCGGTCATGGCGGCCACAATGGTTTAAAAGACATTATAGCGAAAATGGCAAACCAAAAAGATTTCATGCGCCTTCGTATTGGCATTGGTCATCCTGGTCACCGTGAAATGGTTACGGGCTGGGTACTGGGTAAAGCCGCGAAAGAAGACCAAGAAAAAATGGATGCCGCAGTTGACGAAGCAGTTCGTTGTATGGAAATTCTTGCAAAAGATGGTGTGTTAAAAGCACAAAACAGACTACATTCATTTAAACCTTAA
- a CDS encoding 50S ribosomal protein L25/general stress protein Ctc, producing the protein MSTYTYNAELRTETGTGASRRLRREDKVPAILYGADKEAASIVLAHKDMIKAQEDEGFYTHILTLNIGGESVEAILKDIQRHPFKPKITHLDFQRVDASHKLHTKVPVHFIGEEKVTKAGNTVVHQLTEIEITCLPKSLPEFVEVDVAGLVAGDSIHLSDLKLPAGVTSVELAKGADHDQSIVTVKANKAAPAEDEASEDAAE; encoded by the coding sequence ATGTCAACTTATACATACAATGCAGAATTACGTACAGAAACAGGTACTGGTGCGAGCCGCCGCCTACGCCGTGAAGATAAAGTTCCTGCAATCCTTTACGGTGCTGACAAAGAAGCTGCATCTATCGTTCTTGCACACAAAGATATGATCAAAGCGCAAGAAGACGAAGGTTTCTACACGCACATCCTTACTTTAAACATCGGTGGCGAGTCAGTTGAAGCTATCCTTAAAGATATTCAACGTCACCCATTCAAGCCTAAGATCACTCACTTAGACTTCCAACGTGTAGATGCTTCTCACAAACTTCACACTAAAGTGCCAGTACACTTCATCGGTGAAGAGAAAGTAACTAAAGCAGGTAACACTGTTGTTCACCAATTAACTGAAATCGAAATCACGTGTCTTCCTAAGTCACTTCCTGAGTTCGTTGAAGTTGACGTTGCAGGCTTAGTAGCTGGTGATTCAATCCACCTTTCTGACCTTAAACTACCAGCAGGTGTTACATCTGTTGAGCTAGCTAAAGGCGCAGACCACGATCAGTCAATTGTTACTGTTAAAGCTAACAAAGCTGCTCCTGCTGAAGACGAAGCTTCAGAAGACGCTGCAGAATAA